A segment of the Cutaneotrichosporon cavernicola HIS019 DNA, chromosome: 6 genome:
TTTGTATGCAGTGGTCAAGAAAGCATGGCTGGCCAGAGCAAGGGCACGTTTGTCTGGGCCACAACTGACAGCTTCTGGGCTGTCACTTTGTTTACACGACTTGGTGTTGGACAATCTGTAACTCGGTTCCGACATCAGCCTGGCGGGCTGACCTGATGTTGTTGGATCGGGCACGTGCATGCCAACGACGATCATGGCGGAACGGAACGGGACGATCGGGAAGCGGAATGTGATCGTGTGCGCAGTCGCCGAACCAACCCCGGGGAATAACACGGTGTGGGATAAGGTGCGGAGCAAGGTGCGGCGAATGAAGTCGAGTGTTGCTGGTATCTGTATCGGTCGACAAATGTCTTAGCGAGAGTGTATCATTATGACGGTTGGCGAGCGGCGTCTAGGTCTGAGCCGAGGTGCCGGTGTCTGCGAACTGTGCAAGCAAGCGGCGCCTGGCAACAGTCTCTGCCTCTGCGACCGTGTCGGGAATTATGAATCGTTGTGAGCATTTACAACCATGTCGGGGAGTCTGCGATCGTCGGAACCGGCGTCTGCATAGAGCACGCGAATGGTCAGCAAGTCTCAAGATCTCGAGCGGGGTCTGGTCTGTCTTCGGCTCGGCATCTGTGAGTTACAGTTGTACAGTTGTCCTGGGATCCGGTGAGGTCAGTGAGCGGCGTCTGCTAGCTCGCTGAGCTCTCTGCGACTCTGCCAGCCAAGCTCTAGCGCCAGATATCGGCGTCTGACACGCGTCGTACGAGCCAGCGTTGTCGGCGTCCTCACAACGTCACATCAAATGTGCGGGGCCGCAGAGGTACCAGGCTTAGACTGGTTTGTGGAGTGACAAGGTTGGGTTTGTCGTACGATGGAGCCTCGCCCAGGACAGGCACCAGCCACTAGCGCTATCTGATAGCCCTGGTCTGGAGCGGACGTGCCTCCTTGCTGCTGAAGAGCTCACGTGCAACATGTCCACAAACTGGATCAAACTGGATCGAGGTACGGGGCTGGTGGACGGGTTGAGTGGGCCAGAGATATTCAGTTTCTACCCAGTCTCTTAGAGATTCAGTCTCATCCAGTCTCTATCCAGTCTCTAACCAGTCTCTATCCAACTCGCCAAGGTCGAAGTTGCGATGACAAGAAGCGAACAAGCCATGATCGCGATGTTGGACAACATTCAATAGTCCAGATCTGGCAAATGGGTTGTCCTGGCGATCAATGCAGCGATCCGTGCATGACCATGCGACCAGCTGTCAATGTCGCGCACTGTCCTCCATCCTTGCTTCCCTTGACCCAAACATTAATCCTTCCTCATTCACGCCACTGACATCCAACTTGACTCTTTCTACCAACAGGCAAGACACGAGACACAATGTCAGCTCCGCCGCGCATGCTGCTCCTCTGCCTCTGGGGCACGGAGCAGTTCTGCGCTCTCCCTCCGTCCTATGATGTGGGTTGTGGGTTGTGGATCGGGGAGCTGGATCTCTACGGCGTCGGCCACCCCCCGGCAAGTCTAACttgctgacagcagaaagccctcgcgctcgcaaCGGAAAAGTTCCAGGTGCCCGCCACCCACATGGTGCGCCTGAGCTGTCCAGTCCGGGAACTGCCTCATTACATTGCGGGATACACCAACAACACCGACTTGTTCATGTGCGCCGACCATAGGATGGGGTtgagctgactccagcaTGGACAATGACTCGTACCACTACGCGTGTGCGAACAAGCACGTTGTGCGGCTCGACGTCAACATTCACGAGAAGGTTGTGCGTAAATAGCCACCTGGGCATGTCGGCATGTACCAGTGCAGATGCTGACCGGCAGGGCAAagctggtggcggcggaggaggtagtggaggaggtggcgggGACAAGGGAGGTGGTGACAAGGGCGGAAGCGACAAGGGCGGAGGCGACAAGAGCGGTgcgggcaagggcaagggcggcgataagaaggagggcggtGATCAGAAGGGTGGCTCGCCTGCTTGTGAGCTGTTACGCGTGGCACTAtagctcacaccagccaAGAGTGCGCCACAGACGCTGAGCGTCAATACGACGGCGGGCAAGAACGTCTCGCTTACAACTACTGTGACGGGGTACGTAGAGCCTGGCTAGAACATCTGCCAAGTTGgccgctgacagcagaGACCTGCCCAAGGGCCCGCCTGCCGGACGTCAGTCACCTGAAGGGCTTGCTGATTCTCAGAGTATCTCGGCACTCTGACGGTGGAAGTGAGTTTCTCTCGTGCGGACCCACTCACGCCAGAGCGGCACGTTTGCTCAGAACTTCCAGGGCCAACAGCTTGGCCCCAACGAGGTGCTCACAAAGTGTGCGTCGCCCCGTGAATCAACTCACTCAGTCTACGTGCAAGAAAAAGACACGGTGCGGCTCCTCTTCCGGCCCCGTAGCGTTCGGCCGCAGATTGACGTCCTCTTCCCTGAAGAGTCGAGTGTATGTCTCCCACTGGTGACGCTCacgcaagctcgaggtcaacgTCGCACTCAAGGGCTGGATGGTGACGACTGCGTACCCCGAGGTCGTCCTGCGCCCGGACGCCGGCTTTACGCGCCTCCGCTGGTTCCTGCGGGTCAAGAAGGGTGGCGTAGTCGAGGACCTGCTGACCGGCACCGAGTCCCACGGCCTGTTCATGGAGTTGCTGTCAGCCCACATTTGTATtcgctgacaacaggccGGAAGCCGGACCGCGCCCAAAAATCGACACTAGGCCCACCGCCCCTCTGAATCCCGGTATGTTGGATGAGGTcggctgacaccagcgtACCCCGACGTTCGGCCGGTCAACGCGTGGGTCTTGCAGCAGTCCTTGTTCCTGCAACATATTGACCGCGTGCTCAACACCCTTGGTCTGCCACCACAGAGCCGGTCCGCACTAATCACGGCGTGGCTTCCCGGCATCACGCGGCACAAGAACATTGTGAGTGTGCAGACCAGCCAAAACTGATGACAGGCTTATCGGTGAGCCCTCGTAGAGATGTACTCATTCAGCATCCTCAACAaggagcagctcgaccCGTCGttgcgcctcgagctcatcccCGCACCACAGGTCTTGATGcgcctcctcatcctcttccgcGGTATCCCTGATGGCGAGATGAAGGAATGGGCCGGACGTCAAGTCGGAAGTGACATGGGTGTTGACTGGCGTGAGACGTGAGTGACGCCCGAATCGAGCATGTTTTGGTGGCTTGGCATATTAGGCAACCCGGCAGGGAAAAAAGGAAAGGAAAGGCACTAAACCCTAGCGTGGGCTGGACACCACACCtcaacgacgaggcgctctTCCGTGTCATCGAGTATGCGGCGATGTGAGTGAGAACAtgtggaggaggctgaCCACAGGGAGGTGTTTGACAACTAGTGTCAGGCAGCAAGCAACATCGTCATCGATTAGAAAATGTAATGTGCAGTGACTTTTTAGTCAGGCACAAGCAGACGCGATGGGATGGATGGTTTCAAAGGGATCGGCAGAAATTGATGGGATGTGATCAGATCCAAACTCGAGGGCCCAGGCAGTGTTGACCGCAGTCGGTGCCTAGAAATACCCCAGTATCAACACTCCCTAAATACTACGCGTTTCCTCTGTCTTCATCTCCACTCGTCTTCCTTCACCATCCAATGCTCACACTTCTAGCCCTCCCCCTCGTTGCGGGACAACTTGTCCCCTCACAGACCTATGACCCCCCcggcgcagcggcgggCAACACCCCTTCGACTGGCTCGCCAAACACCCAGTGGTCGGCGGTTCTCGGCAACTCGCTGTGGTTCTACGACGCTCAGCGTTCGGGACGCCTCGATGCCGGAGCGTATCCTAACCGCGTAGCGTGGCGGCAGGACTCGGCGGTCAatgatggcgaggtcgtcggcctGGATCTCAGTGGAGGGTGGTATGATGCTGGTGACGTGAGTTAAGCGGTGAGCGGCGAGAGGCGGGACAGATGCGTATGGGAAGATCCGAGGTCTGTGGAAAGGGACGGATCTTTGTCAGACATGACGAAATGGAGGTGTCGGAACCGGGGAGGGCGATGCCAAGCGCGCTATTCTCGGATCGCGGCTTGTGCGCGTCCTTTCCTGCCTCTATTATCATTCCACAACGAGCATGACATGATGCTTCGTTGCACGCTTGGACACTTGGCACGCTTCGCATGCTTTGCGTGCTCCGCAGCTCGcactgacaccagtggATCAAAGCCACCTACCCCCTCGGCTTGACGATGTGGGCTCTCTCATGGTCGGCCATGTCCTACGGACCCGGCTTCGAGGCCGCAAACCAGACCGCCTACATGGACAGCACCTTGCGTTGGGGCTACGACTGGCTAATGAAAGCCCATCCCACCGACGACACGCTGTTCGTCCAAGTCGGCGCCTCGGCCCacgacggcggcaacgCCTACTGGGGTCCAGACAGTGGCCTGGCCGGCAACCGCTCATGCTACGCCATCAACGCCAGTTATCCAGGTACAGACGCGTGGGCGTCAACCGCCGGCGCTTTCGCCATGGGATCACTAGCGTACCAGGGCACGCAGTGGAACACGTCCACTTCGGCTTGGGGGCCAGCACCCCTCGCCAATGCCAGCTACTCTGCCCAGTTACTGAAACATGGCGAGACGCTTTACCGCGTCGCAAAGGAGAACGATAAGAAGAGTTTCATCGACTCAATCAAGGACATTGGTCCGGCCTATGTTCCCAACTCGTTCGGAGACGACCTGTGTACTGCTGCTTTGGCCCTTGCTGCCGCTACCAACAATAGCGCATACTACGCCGAAGCGTATAACCACTACACCAACTATAGCCTGTCCCGCTCTGGCGCCGTGTGGAACTGGGACTCGCGCGTTCCCGCAGCCTACGTGCTGTTTGCGGAGCTCGCCACTGCCCGCCCAGGCTTGGCGGCCGGTGCgggcctcgacgccaacctGACAGGCTGGCAGaccgaggttgagggctGGATCGAGCGCTCGATTGCCGGCGACTCCGGAAGAACCTACATCTCCCACGCGGGATTGCTCTTCTGGGCtggcgacagcgacgaaGCGTCTCTCAACCCCGCCATGGCATttgccgccctcctcctccgctaCGCCCCGCTGGCCAGTAGCACGGATAAGGCGACACAATACCGCGACTTTGCCGCCACCCAGATCGACTACCTGATGGGCAAGAACCCTATGAACGGTGAGTAGCTGTGCGACCTGTGCAGAGCTAGGtgctaaccccagtccCATACATTGTAGGCATGCACCCCAACTCGCCCGCCGCACCACACGTCGTCCGTGGCTCTGGCCTCACCGACCAAAGCAACCTCCGCGATCCCCCAACGAACAAGGACACGCTGTACGGCGCCGTTCCAGGCGGCCCCCGCCCCAACGACCTGTGGTGGCCGTGGCGTGACGACTGGGTCCAAAATGAGATCGCACTCGACTACAACGCCAacctccccgccctcgcggCATACCAGCTCGCAACGGGTGCGGGAGACCCATACTACGTCGGCGTGACGGCCGGATACACCGTCCCGGCCGGACAACCATGCGACGCGGCCCTGCCGTGCAAGAACGGCCTGAGTGGCGGCGCGATCGCCGGTATCGTCATTGGATGCCTGGCGGCCATCGTACTCGCCGGCCTGGCGATTTGGCTGTACCGTCGGAGACGGTAGGACAATGGACAGTTATAGAAATGGACTCTTTTCGATAGAACAGGCAAGACATtgcccctcccctccatAAGCATGAACGCGACcaggtgctcgaggtgctcgaggtgctcgaggtccAGAGGCCAAGTGATAGAGAGAGGGGCGAGGCCGGCTCGATTGTGGCCAAAAGATGAGCTCTTGCTCGTGTTCCCCCTAGCCGACTTGAACGACTGACCTCGTCATGATCTTTGCAGATACTGCAGATACTAGTGACGCGCTCTACCACTGAGCTAAGAGGGACGCTGGAATATACCTCTTGAGATGAAAGTGGCTCTCGGGCGAGAGGAACCGGGGTTGAACAGTGCTGTGAGCTGTGAGCATGTCGTGGGCGCGACACTGCCAGCGTGGTGGATCTGTGTGAGCCAGCACGGAGATTGCTAGTTGTACACCAAACTCGCCGATGACTGACGAGGATACATCTGCCGGGCTGCGCTGCTCACCAATATGTCACATGTCACGttgctcctcgtcgagcttccatcaaggctgaggctgcgTGTGCCGGATCCCAGATCCCTAGGCATGCTGTCGGACAGACTACGTGATGCAGAACAGCGCTGAGGCCATTGATCGCGGCGACAGTCTTCAAACCCAAGTGCATAATCCTAATGAGCCACGGCCCAGAACAAGGGGGCAAATTACGGAACGGACGGGGATGTGAGCTACTATGCGATGCAGAtagatgatgatgagggtATACAATGCCGACACGGGGACATGGGCGCCCCCGTCAGAGACGCCAGAGACGCCAGGGACCTAGCGCACGCCACCTAGCGCACGCGCTGGTAGAATAGGAGGTAGGCACAGCGCTCGCGCCCACCGATGAGACCGGCGCGGCCgttgcgcgcctcgtcctccgacacgacgacgtcgtcggtCGGGACGGGCTGcacggcctcgtcgtcaaagtGGAGCCAGCCGGTGCCATCAGGTCGGCTCACAGCGACCGTGTAGTGCCCGCCGGTGGCGCTGTGGCCGTGGTGATACACGACACCGAAGAGGCGGTACTTGATCGCCTGGGCCGTACGTTTTGGTGGCGAGACAATATCCTGTGGGATGACAAGCTCGGTGCCGTACGCGACGggcttggcgcgcttgaCGACGTTCTGTTCTTGTGGGTCGTACACGAAGCGCTTGAGGTGCAGGATAAGAACTGGCGGCAGCGCCTCGAAGAAGACCTGCTTGGTCGCGTCGACATGAGCGTTGCGCGCCGCTACCCACACGCCAGGCACAGTCTCGGGGTCGTTCAggtgcttgagcgcgtcgacgagcgtcTGAATCTGGGCCGCCTGCACGTCGAGCTGCAGTGGCTGGTATGGTTCGAGAGTGACGCTGTCCTTCTGACCAGGGGCGTGGAGGACGGAGCGGAGCGTGCCGCCAAATATGCGAGTGATGGCTGACTCGTGGGCCTCAGCAGCGCGGACGACGTGCGTCTTCTGCTTCTTGCCTACCTCGAGCcagtcgtcgccgtcgtcaccaGCACCAGGAGATACTGGTCGCCCAATGGTGCGCTCCGCATGGCCGTTGGCCTGCGCGACCTTGGACACCGATGTAGGCGGCTTGGTGCGCAAGTACAAGCcgagcagctcctcgtGCAGCGTGTTGAGGAAGAAGCCAAGGTactcctcggcgtcctcctGGTACCCGCGGCGCATCGAGTCGAAGCGCTTGTTCTCCTTCATCGCATCGTAGAGGTTCTCGGGAATGAAagcgtcgtcgcggctcttgcccttgggcgtcgaggcgcccGACGAACCGTTGGTCGACGGGCCTGGCACAAACTcgcggaggaagatgaTCATGGCCTCGAGAAGAGGCGTGCGGCGTgcgaggtcggccttgaggcgcttgccgagctcctcgaacAGGTCCGTAAATGGCGGACAGTAGCGGAGAACCTGGAAGATCTGACGTTAGCCGACCGTCAAGCAATAGAGACTCACAGTGTTGGCAAAGCACATGTTGCCGGTGTTAATCAGGCCACGCGGAATGATGGGCTGGGCTGGGCGGACGGGACGCGCACGCAGGCCCTCGGTGAGCAGGCGAGCGAAGTCCTCGGCAGGGGAAAGAGGTGCACCGacggccgccgcagccgcgtAGTTGAACGCCGGACGGGGTTTCGCGGGTGCTGGGCCAGTGGATgggggaagagagggagCAGCAGTGGAGCGGGGGGTCTCGGGAGCCTCGGACGGGAGCGACACGTTGGTCTTGGACGGAGAAACTAGAGTGGACGAGGGACCAGCGGAGCCGACTGGAGTGGAACCAGTGCCCGGCGCACGTAGCAGCGAGGCCCAGCTGCTCGGCTTGACTTTGGCTGGAGTGGCGGCACGAGGTGCGGGGGTAGGGACAGGGGATGCTGGGGTAGGGACAGGGGATGTTGGGGTAGGGACAGGGGATGTTACGACTGGGGTAGGAGGCGCGCTGGTGACCTCGCCGAACACAATCGAGAcgtgaggaagaggacggcCGCCCTTGATGCCGAACGCCAGCAGAGCCTTACCGAACGGCTTGCTGCGGCTCACGCACGACCTCCTGCGGCACACaccgtcgacgcgctcgacagcGACGTTCTGAGGAATGCCCTTGGCAAGACGGTAGTTGTACGAGTTGCCGTGGTCCTCCAGCGAGGGGCGCGACGGACGAATGCGGATAGGGTCGTGGGTATACCTGCGCTGCCGCCTGGAAGGAGCAGCCTTGGGTGACGTGACGCCAGCGAGAGAAGCACCGGTGAAGGTCAAGCCCTTGGGCccgtcctccttctgctcGGCCGCGTGCGTAGCCGTCTTCTCGGGCACGCTGCCCTCCTTCTTATCGACAGGTTTTGGCTCTGCGACATCGGTCTGGCCAACAGCGACGGACTCGGGTGCCTCAGACGGGGCAGTGTTCGCCTGCGCACTCGCCTTGCTTTCCGGAGCGGGCGGTGCCACCTCCTTTGGCTCGTCGACCGGCTCCGGTGCAGTCTCCGTCACCTCAACGAGTGAAGGTTCTGGGTCTGCCGCCGGCTCAAGCGAGAGTCCTAGCGACCCTCCTGCTCCAAGTTTTTCTGGCACAGGTGCGATAATCTCGTGCGTTGCTGATGATACTGAAGGTGCATCGCCGTTCATGATGCTGCCATTCGCAACCGGCTCAGGTTTGCGGGGCTGGTATTGGAAGCCTTGAGCTGCGGGGTTGAGGCCCTTTGATGGTATGGGCATGTGtgggtggggttggtgggcgGGAATGAAGCCGTCTGGGCGGAAGCCGCCATACTGCATGGGGTGCTGGTACCCtacaccgccgccgcggctgTAAGGATGGTCTGCGGGCGCATTGTATTGCTGGTGATATGGGTTCATGTTGGGGTAGAAGTTGTCTCCGACGTCGCCATTTGGGCCCTCGCCACCGTAGCCCTGGAAGCCGTTGTTCATAAAGTAGCCGTTCTGCATGGTGCCAGGACCGGGACCGGGGACAGGCATCTGGCCAAACGGAGGGTAGAAGTGGCTCTGGTAGCCACCAAAGTTGTTGAAAGGGTTGAAGCCGGGTTGGAAACCGCCGCCGTTAGGATGAATGGGCTGTTGGGGCCCGCCGTGTGGTTGAGGGATGTAGTAGCCGTTGTATCCCCAGTTTCCCTGTTGTGGGGGGAAATGCTGTTGTGGGTGTGGTGGTTGTTGAGATGGTCCGGATGGGGGGTATGCAAGGGAACCGTAGGTGGGTTGTTGGCGGTCGACAAAGTTGTCTTGGTGAGGGTGTGGAGGGTGGGGTtgttgaggat
Coding sequences within it:
- a CDS encoding uncharacterized protein (Ubiquitin carboxyl-terminal hydrolase), translated to MNPGPEGANPSSGVVAAAPAPHAPPAPGNWGYNGYYIPQPHGGPQQPIHPNGGGFQPGFNPFNNFGGYQSHFYPPFGQMPVPGPGPGTMQNGYFMNNGFQGYGGEGPNGDVGDNFYPNMNPYHQQYNAPADHPYSRGGGVGYQHPMQYGGFRPDGFIPAHQPHPHMPIPSKGLNPAAQGFQYQPRKPEPVANGSIMNGDAPSVSSATHEIIAPVPEKLGAGGSLGLSLEPAADPEPSLVEVTETAPEPVDEPKEVAPPAPESKASAQANTAPSEAPESVAVGQTDVAEPKPVDKKEGSVPEKTATHAAEQKEDGPKGLTFTGASLAGVTSPKAAPSRRQRRYTHDPIRIRPSRPSLEDHGNSYNYRLAKGIPQNVAVERVDGVCRRRSCVSRSKPFGKALLAFGIKGGRPLPHVSIVFGEVTSAPPTPVVTSPVPTPTSPVPTPASPVPTPAPRAATPAKVKPSSWASLLRAPGTGSTPVGSAGPSSTLVSPSKTNVSLPSEAPETPRSTAAPSLPPSTGPAPAKPRPAFNYAAAAAVGAPLSPAEDFARLLTEGLRARPVRPAQPIIPRGLINTGNMCFANTIFQVLRYCPPFTDLFEELGKRLKADLARRTPLLEAMIIFLREFVPGPSTNGSSGASTPKGKSRDDAFIPENLYDAMKENKRFDSMRRGYQEDAEEYLGFFLNTLHEELLGLYLRTKPPTSVSKVAQANGHAERTIGRPVSPGAGDDGDDWLEVGKKQKTHVVRAAEAHESAITRIFGGTLRSVLHAPGQKDSVTLEPYQPLQLDVQAAQIQTLVDALKHLNDPETVPGVWVAARNAHVDATKQVFFEALPPVLILHLKRFVYDPQEQNVVKRAKPVAYGTELVIPQDIVSPPKRTAQAIKYRLFGVVYHHGHSATGGHYTVAVSRPDGTGWLHFDDEAVQPVPTDDVVVSEDEARNGRAGLIGGRERCAYLLFYQRVR
- a CDS encoding uncharacterized protein (Glycosyl hydrolase family 9), giving the protein MLTLLALPLVAGQLVPSQTYDPPGAAAGNTPSTGSPNTQWSAVLGNSLWFYDAQRSGRLDAGAYPNRVAWRQDSAVNDGEVVGLDLSGGWYDAGDWIKATYPLGLTMWALSWSAMSYGPGFEAANQTAYMDSTLRWGYDWLMKAHPTDDTLFVQVGASAHDGGNAYWGPDSGLAGNRSCYAINASYPGTDAWASTAGAFAMGSLAYQGTQWNTSTSAWGPAPLANASYSAQLLKHGETLYRVAKENDKKSFIDSIKDIGPAYVPNSFGDDLCTAALALAAATNNSAYYAEAYNHYTNYSLSRSGAVWNWDSRVPAAYVLFAELATARPGLAAGAGLDANLTGWQTEVEGWIERSIAGDSGRTYISHAGLLFWAGDSDEASLNPAMAFAALLLRYAPLASSTDKATQYRDFAATQIDYLMGKNPMNVPYIVGMHPNSPAAPHVVRGSGLTDQSNLRDPPTNKDTLYGAVPGGPRPNDLWWPWRDDWVQNEIALDYNANLPALAAYQLATGAGDPYYVGVTAGYTVPAGQPCDAALPCKNGLSGGAIAGIVIGCLAAIVLAGLAIWLYRRRR